A window of the Eleutherodactylus coqui strain aEleCoq1 chromosome 8, aEleCoq1.hap1, whole genome shotgun sequence genome harbors these coding sequences:
- the APOBR gene encoding apolipoprotein B receptor → MEFLQRHLPRVYQAVQNALEYLTNVTAQIFGAPPNAPQPRNAPAKTPLKFEDTAAPEKQEESCESQDADHMTLDVSLEDAALEATEESMKKYVTQQDVENQGHETQIRHRKESVDRRPLDLHHTVGDGKDAFIHHQVTVEKHKAQSCNIVITDNAKLTKPDDVNDILSSVTREVLHFEVHAVTNEEVQKINQEALVYEEHTRNKTEEKPSTFLEDVLKALESKSFQEHEVLPTSNELLKSNLNLENKENSCSSSNVNNSPSLEKTIIIHEVSEGACHVIITSEEVDQESSHFSAPPIIMENDDLDVSDIKGQHKKLVTPVSAADSSPRDQREEANKTWEHLQETAVRLALHCDLLQDDDQKFETLGYGEISKTTYENEMHLSRPDEQGDGGEHLEKTSHDQNEVQELNSKEKERSEEISGFSKSKEGNQHDEQNQNIEKMRKRVHFSPSTEERDLMFDLASEDTVCIKVDLTQDGALQPTTEYSDQPPNSYPRPEADDKEHDFGLISNRENIEPSMMDPITEEDRMNAPYMGHTVWYDELKITTDKEMCESICLSRTSSCQPEETIAAITNKESAKKPSTDVPSVEMQDCEEEPFKNLVSTPHGLLTHSGVDFEMAYDYEEGTCSFNKVDDGSLEKSPAVISDLWKQDGSNFADNEDISVSVEVISQPSEEITDIESLKQQVHGEGDNEDTKSKDELFGLQLQPLMEETKDSAKGGLTLMTDELNSHQSFSRLQGELKGPSETTPVVYTPDESYNQTSVQELDISKNEQGDMISTESKRQLSRDISNIYKAQTAEDPAAGEDNEGSVERNLPLKTETQEEDKAGMEYEDEKHIREVKLQELEDYTWYTQNGYQSDDLITYSDSSNVLESPKGQNPLEKIDELSEQSPDKGSESEVMSKDGEIEQTNVQLGGSDEDSTKVNYLYIAPEAEPRNVSLFYPGDSLGSGNELEGINRPSETGFDLLSEIESMINRSQSEQDISKMTGRSDVTHGAVSSGDMGMESTESGFLGEINFQTDNVAKDLDLQCMLRPGQPVNKTPEDLAEDNQNSVSADEVLRDESIDGVQELEIHLDTSSLAEDNIEVILDQHFEMGSFSEPQDRSDLLSELHSVMSVNHSVMPLDHEILEMMCTMNAGQSDKVMEDVGHSNEENQAQILSAKTTIEENENLEVHRPGLHLSEEIGSLIELKQIPEEEHYSSIEIAVTESTTDVSDVGLDINNMSVVISENKEQEDDQAEEDASYVTLDEITNDTSLHIDKEQEPPLDAGCSAEDNIEDILKQNVEVDNFSEPQDGSDLLSELHPMLSVDDSVMSVDHKVLEIMSTVNVVQLDKGIFAVGQSNEENIAGILSAKTTVEENENLDVHSHGLHLSEEFGSLIKPKQIPEEEHYSSFEIAATESTTEVSDVGLDINSTSVEIYEDQEDDRAEDKCSVTVDETSSRHLDDQPQNNVNELEIPLDAGSFAEEHIEVIVGSVSHSYFGTLEEGDDLLSNMDPSVEVIVSTMNVDESDKRREDGGHSNDKAIFEHHEDPEEDYSHMCLAEELGSIIKPEHTFEAYPYSSIVVTETQEEASNINYDSKTTESVLMNKTDPSIDSHHELIPDCTVENISENKDEAVESQSFETLDDASGRQFGELEVNEPVIPLETGSLTKDIGVILGFTSEISQGEGDLLSDIHSVETISHPTEVISLFSTTGEEDILDTSKAWDILDESAVQVDTLADTIIPYEQKIQNSISTISCPEVLVPSLEPSQELEENQHISLDNHESEEIDLLSEVRSVVTTDYSMEVTTIISTVKVVTSDEASVEIITTDGKEGSEETTQELCPSESKEEMEKKLLDEQDSSSTTLTIGTEYGTDFDINKSSETSEYLGLSGSEIRLLPSIDPTKQEGMEGENEEQLSSDEALYLGQKKQVITIYTDEPLKVIEPPIHMEMCEDQEPPVVDHKGTLMEPSAEEEDDIDNSLLPHNTLDVSAQKSRVQLRRKTSIRRKQGQRQVPSESEPLEPTQPVIRPRPIGKMPIFKMAPTMAPIVSHPEEEQKEEKPAEEDLLVKPKKGIPRHAGFGIPHPQMMQELQARLKKKKPNE, encoded by the exons ATGGAGTTCCTGCAGAGACATCTCCCCCGTGTGTACCAGGCCGTGCAGAATGCGCTG GAATATTTAACCAATGTGACGGCGCAAATTTTTGGAGCGCCGCCCAACGCACCTCAGCCTAGGAATGCCCCGGCGAAGACCCCTCTTAAGTTTGAGGATACAGCAGCCCCAGAAAAACAAGAAGAGTCATGTGAGTCACAG GATGCTGATCACATGACCTTAGATGTGTCGTTAGAAGATGCTGCTCTTGAGGCCACGGAGGAAAGTATGAAGAAGTATGTGACCCAGCAAG ATGTGGAGAACCAAGGCCACGAGACACAGATCAGACATCGGAAGGAGAGTGTAGATAGAAGACCTCTTGACCTTCATCATACAGTTGGTGATGGCAAAGATGCCTTCATTCATCACCAAGTAACAGTAGAAAAGCACAAAGCTCAAAGCTGCAACATAGTCATCACAGATAATGCAAAGCTAACAAAACCAGATGATGTCAATGATATTCTTTCAAGTGTTACGAGGGAAGTCCTTCATTTTGAAGTGCATGCGGTTACCAATGAAGAGGTGCAAAAGATAAACCAAGAAGCATTGGTGTATGAAGAACACACAAGAAACAAGACTGAAGAGAAACCTTCCACTTTCTTAGAAGATGTTTTGAAGGCTCTAGAATCAAAGAGCTTTCAAGAACATGAGGTTCTACCCACCAGCAACGAACTTCTAAAGAGCAACTTGAATCTTGAAAATAAGGAAAATTCCTGCAGTTCAAGTAACGTGAACAATTCTCCAAGTTTGGAGAAGACCATCATTATTCATGAAGTCTCAGAAGGAGCATGTCATGTGATAATAACATCAGAAGAAGTTGACCAGGAATCATCACATTTTTCAGCTCCACCAATCATAATGGAAAATGATGACTTAGATGTGTCAGACATCAAAGGACAGCATAAGAAGCTGGTCACACCAGTCAGTGCAGCAGACAGTTCTCCTCGTGATCAAAGAGAAGAAGCGAATAAGACATGGGAACATCTCCAGGAGACAGCTGTTCGTCTAGCACTGCACTGTGATTTACTTCAAGATGATGACCAAAAGTTTGAGACGTTGGGATATGGAGAGATCTCAAAAACCACATATGAAAATGAAATGCATTTAAGTAGACCCGATGAGCAGGGAGATGGTGGAGAACATCTAGAAAAGACATCACATGATCAAAATGAGGTCCAAGAACTTAACTCTAAAGAGAAGGAACGATCAGAGGAGATTAGCGGGTTTTCAAAATCAAAAGAAGGCAATCAACATGATGAACAAAATCAGAACATTGAGAAGATGAGGAAAAGAGTTCACTTCTCCCCTAGTACAGAAGAACGGGACCTGATGTTTGATCTTGCATCAGAGGATACAGTGTGTATAAAGGTTGATCTTACACAAGATGGGGCACTACAGCCAACCACTGAATATAGCGATCAACCACCAAATTCATACCCAAGACCAGAAGCAGATGATAAAGAACACGATTTTGGATTAATAAGCAACAGGGAAAATATTGAGCCATCAATGATGGATCCAATCACTGAGGAGGACCGTATGAACGCACCGTACATGGGACACACTGTATGGTATGATGAGCTCAAAATAACAACAGATAAAGAGATGTGTGAGTCTATTTGCCTGAGCAGGACATCAAGCTGTCAACCAGAGGAAACTATTGCTGCAATCACTAATAAGGAGTCAGCAAAAAAACCTTCCACTGATGTTCCTTCTGTTGAGATGCAAGATTGTGAAGAGGAACCATTCAAGAACTTAGTGTCCACTCCACATGGTCTCCTAACTCATTCAGGAGTAGACTTTGAGATGGCATACGATTATGAAGAAGGTACATGCAGTTTCAATAAGGTGGATGATGGTTCTTTAGAGAAAAGTCCTGCGGTTATATCAGATCTTTGGAAGCAAGATGGATCAAATTTTGCAGACAATGAAGATATATCAGTATCTGTTGAAGTCATAAGTCAGCCAAGTGAAGAAATCACGGACATAGAGTCACTGAAACAACAGGTCCATGGAGAGGGTGACAATGAAGATACTAAGAGTAAGGATGAATTGTTTGGACTACAGCTACAGCCATTGATGGAGGAGACCAAAGACTCAGCCAAAGGTGGATTAACATTAATGACTGATGAATTAAATTCACATCAGAGTTTTAGCAGACTGCAGGGTGAACTCAAAGGACCAAGTGAGACTACACCTGTTGTTTATACACCAGATGAATCATATAACCAAACATCTGTTCAAGAGCTGGACATATCCAAAAATGAGCAAGGTGACATGATCAGTACTGAATCAAAGAGACAACTCTCAAGAGACATATCAAATATTTACAAAGCACAAACAGCAGAGGATCCAGCAGCAGGAGAAGACAATGAAGGATCTGTGGAAAGAAACCTTCCCTTGAAGACTGAAACTCAAGAAGAAGACAAGGCTGGAATGGAATATGAAGATGAGAAACACATAAGAGAAGTTAAGCTACAAGAATTGGAGGATTATACATGGTACACACAAAATGGTTATCAGAGTGATGATCTCATTACTTACAGTGACAGTAGTAACGTGCTTGAGTCTCCAAAAGGTCAGAATCCTCTAGAGAAGATAGATGAACTCTCTGAGCAGTCACCCGACAAGGGCTCTGAAAGTGAAGTCATGTCTAAAGATGGAGAGATAGAACAAACCAATGTGCAACTCGGTGGTTCAGATGAAGACTCAACCAAAGTCAATTATCTTTATATCGCACCTGAGGCCGAACCTAGAAATGTAAGTCTTTTTTATCCAGGAGATTCCTTAGGGTCGGGCAATGAGTTAGAAGGTATCAATAGACCTTCAGAGACAGGATTTGACCTCTTATCAGAAATAGAGTCTATGATCAATAGAAGTCAGTCAGAGCAAGACATCTCTAAAATGACGGGGAGGTCGGATGTAACTCATGGTGCGGTCTCCAGTGGAGACATGGGAATGGAATCTACAGAAAGTGGTTTTCTAGGAGAGATAAATTTCCAAACTGACAATGTTGCAAAAGATTTAGATCTCCAGTGTATGCTCAGGCCAGGTCAGCCAGTAAACAAGACCCCAGAAGATCTGGCAGAAGATAATCAGAATTCCGTTTCTGCTGATGAAGTTTTGCGAGATGAATCTATAGATGGGGTCCAGGAACTGGAGATTCATTTAGATACTAGCTCTCTTGCTGAAGATAATATTGAAGTAATCTTGGACCAACATTTTGAGATGGGCAGCTTCTCTGAACCACAGGATAGAAGTGATCTTTTATCTGAACTTCATTCCGTGATGTCAGTAAATCATTCTGTGATGCCATTGGATCATGAGATTTTGGAAATGATGTGTACTATGAATGCAGGTCAGTCAGATAAAGTGATGGAAGATGTAGGTCATTCCAATGAGGAAAATCAGGCACAGATCTTATCAGCTAAAACTACGatagaagaaaatgaaaatcTTGAAGTTCATAGACCTGGTCTCCATCTTTCAGAAGAAATTGGATCTCTAATTGAACTTAAACAAATACCCGAGGAAGAACATTACTCTTCCATTGAAATTGCTGTCACTGAGTCCACAACAGACGTTTCTGATGTTGGTTTGGACATCAACAACATGTCAGTAGTGATCTCAGAAAATAAGGAACAAGAAGATGACCAAGCAGAAGAAGATGCATCTTATGTTACTCTAGATGAGATAACAAATGATACATCTCTACATATTGATAAGGAACAGGAGCCTCCATTAGATGCTGGATGTTCTGCTGAAGACAACATTGAAGATATCTTGAAACAAAATGTTGAGGTGGACAACTTCTCTGAACCACAGGATGGAAGTGATCTCTTATCTGAACTTCATCCCATGTTGTCAGTAGATGATTCTGTGATGTCAGTTGATCATAAAGTCTTGGAAATTATGTCTACTGTTAATGTAGTTCAGTTAGACAAAGGGATATTTGCTGTGGGTCAATCCAATGAGGAAAACATTGCAGGGATCTTATCAGCAAAAACTACTGTAGAAGAAAATGAAAACCTTGACGTTCATAGCCATGGTCTCCATCTTTCAGAAGAATTTGGGTCCCTAATTAAACCTAAGCAGATACCTGAGGAAGAACATTACTCTTCCTTTGAAATTGCTGCCACTGAGTCTACAACAGAAGTTTCTGATGTTGGTTTGGACATCAACAGTACTTCAGTAGAGATCTATGAGGACCAAGAAGATGACCGAGCAGAAGATAAATGTTCTGTTACTGTAGATGAGACATCAAGTCGACATTTAGATGATCAACCTCAAAATAATGTAAATGAACTGGAGATTCCTTTAGATGCTGGATCTTTTGCTGAAGAGCATATTGAAGTAATTGTGGGATCAGTTTCACACTCATATTTTGGAACACTGGAAGAAGGTGATGATCTATTATCCAACATGGACCCCTCAGTGGAGGTCATTGTGTCTACTATGAATGTAGATGAGTCAGACAAAAGAAGGGAAGATGGGGGTCATTCCAATGACAAAGCCATTTTTGAACACCATGAAGACCCTGAAGAGGATTACTCTCACATGTGTCTTGCAGAAGAACTTGGATCAATTATAAAGCCCGAACATACATTTGAAGCATACCCTTATTCCTCAATTGTTGTCACTGAGACTCAAGAAGAAGCTTCTAATATCAATTATGACTCTAAAACGACTGAAAGTGTACTAATGAACAAAACTGATCCTTCAATAGACTCTCACCATGAACTTATCCCAGACTGCACAGTGGAGAATATCTCAGAAAATAAGGATGAAGCAGTAGAAAGTCAATCTTTCGAAACTCTGGATGATGCATCTGGAAGACAATTCGGAGAACTTGAAGTCAATGAGCCTGTGATTCCTTTGGAAACCGGATCCCTTACCAAAGACATTGGTGTTATTTTGGGATTTACCTCAGAAATCTCCCAGGGTGAAGGTGATCTGTTATCAGACATTCACTCTGTCGAGACAATAAGCCACCCCACAGAAGTCATCAGCCTTTTCTCTACTACTGGTGAAGAGGACATATTGGACACAAGTAAAGCATGGGATATATTGGATGAATCAGCTGTTCAAGTAGATACCCTTGCAGATACTATTATTCCATATGAACAGAAGATCCAGAATAGTATCTCTACTATCTCCTGTCCAGAAGTACTTGTGCCCAGTCTTGAGCCCAGTCAAGAACTTGAGGAAAACCAACACATTTCTTTAGATAATCATGAATCTGAAGAAATTGATCTTTTATCAGAGGTTCGGTCTGTGGTAACTACAGATTACTCAATGGAAGTCACAACAATTATATCTACTGTCAAAGTAGTTACATCAGATGAGGCTTCTGTAGAGATTATCACAACAGATGGAAAGGAAGGTTCTGAGGAGACAACCCAAGAATTGTGTCCTTCAGAATCTAAGGAGGAAATGGAGAAGAAGCTTCTTGATGAGCAAGATTCATCCTCCACTACTTTGACCATCGGCACTGAATACGGCACTGATTTTGATATCAACAAATCCTCAGAAACATCAGAATATTTGGGGTTATCAGGCTCAGAGATCAGGCTTCTTCCAAGTATTGATCCTACCAAACAAGAAGGAATGGAAGGTGAAAACGAGGAACAGCTTTCTAGTGATGAAGCCTTGTATCTAGGTCAAAAGAAGCAAGTCATCACAATCTATACAGACGAACCATTAAAAGTAATAGAGCCACCAATCCATATGGAAATGTGTGAAGATCAAGAGCCACCTGTGGTGGATCACAAAGGAACCCTGATGGAACCGAGTGCAGAAGAAGAAGATGACATTGACAACAGCCTG CTCCCTCACAATACATTGGATGTCAGCGCCCAGAAGAGTCGTGTCCAATTACGTAGAAAAACATCCATTCGTCGTAAGCAGGGGCAGCGCCAAGTTCCATCTGAAAGTGAACCCCTTGAACCAACACAGCCGGTCATCAGGCCTCGACCAATTGGAAAAATGCCAATATTTAAAATGGCTCCCACCATGGCGCCTATTGTATCACATCCTGAAGAAGAACAGAAGGAAGAGAAGCCCGCTGAAGAAGACCTCCTTGTGAAGCCGAAGAAGGGGATACCAAGGCATGCTGG GTTCGGGATCCCACATCCGCAGATGATGCAAGAGTTACAGGCGCGTCTGAAGAAGAAGAAACCCAATGAGTGA
- the IL27 gene encoding interleukin-27 subunit alpha, with amino-acid sequence MVMGWTVEGAPVSNSTTTKSINLGQDFSKTLKLSRRLLQESRLLTHHYRMWKLPGSHLDFTGTSSNFTSVPINISTWLKLQPSDRLRFLSDALQVYPVYLEELEKWEKEETKKGSTTPLKSVTHVRLDLRDLLYHIHRQMSSLGLNQTKVLSLERPWSGASHWCTHLKMYQALRAMEQTLLRAVREYTILQRWHG; translated from the exons ATGGTCATGGGATGGACAGTGGAAGGAGCTCCTGTAAGTAACAGCACAACAACGAAGAGCATCAACCTTGGTCAAGACTTCAGCAAGACGTTAAAATTGTCCAGAAGGCTGTTACAGGAGAGCAGACTCTTAACCCATCACTAT CGTATGTGGAAATTGCCTGGGTCACACCTAGATTTCACAGGAACCTCCTCAAACTTCACCTCAGTTCCTATCAACATTAGTACTTGGCTGAAGTTACAG CCAAGTGATCGTCTCAGGTTCCTCAGTGATGCTCTCCAGGTTTACCCTGTGTATTTGGAGGAGCTAGAGAAATGGGAGAAAGAGGAGACCAAGAAAGGCTCTACAACACCTCTTAAAAGTGTCACGCATGTACGCCTAGACCTCCGAGATCTCCTATATCACATCCATAGACAG ATGTCGTCACTTGGACTCAATCAAACCAAAGTCTTGTCCTTAGAGCGCCCATGGAGTGGTGCCAGTCACTGGTGCACCCATCTGAAGATGTATCAAGCTCTTCGTGCGATGGAACAAACCCTGCTCCGGGCGGTGAGGGAGTACACCATATTGCAACGTTGGCATGGTTGA